From the Francisella frigiditurris genome, one window contains:
- a CDS encoding O-methyltransferase, whose product MQQNQFTDSDIWQYCVEHTQILSPKLQSLIKETQANVHGSQMLSEKIVTKILQLLVFTTNAKLCVDVGTYTGLSALAMAEVTGDDAVIYTIDKKNQAGNELAQSYFQDEPKIKYIIGDALDVIPTLPNNIDIAFIDADKVQTKSYFDILINKLSDRGIIIVDDILWRGEVLSPNEKRAKALDEFNKYIISRGDLDNVVLPIRHGINIIRKR is encoded by the coding sequence ATGCAACAAAATCAGTTTACAGATTCAGATATTTGGCAATATTGCGTAGAGCATACTCAGATATTATCTCCAAAATTACAAAGCTTAATTAAAGAAACTCAAGCTAATGTGCATGGTTCACAAATGCTATCTGAAAAAATTGTAACAAAGATACTGCAACTTTTAGTTTTCACTACAAATGCAAAATTATGTGTAGATGTTGGGACTTATACGGGATTATCAGCCTTAGCAATGGCTGAAGTAACTGGTGATGATGCAGTTATATATACCATAGATAAAAAGAATCAAGCAGGCAATGAGTTGGCACAAAGCTATTTCCAAGATGAGCCTAAAATAAAATATATAATCGGTGATGCTTTGGATGTGATTCCAACTTTGCCAAATAACATTGATATAGCATTCATAGATGCAGATAAAGTACAAACTAAAAGCTACTTTGATATTTTGATAAATAAGCTATCAGATCGTGGAATAATAATAGTTGATGATATTTTATGGAGAGGAGAAGTATTAAGCCCTAATGAAAAAAGAGCAAAAGCATTAGATGAGTTTAATAAATACATTATATCTAGAGGAGATCTTGATAATGTGGTTTTGCCTATCAGGCATGGAATAAACATAATAAGAAAGAGATAA
- a CDS encoding HAD family acid phosphatase codes for MKKIIIGMLLTLQGSIGISYATGCDYPNVDGVKWYHISDEKRAIYLEVYNIAAEKIKAELESQKLQKGQWGIILDIDETTLDNSWDEYENYKTYKFNEDEFKKGKAKALPGVKMLTDLVHNLGGYVSFVTNRNAKNTGMVEATVENLKQEGIYFDQILFAAGVSKEAQNKNPRFEAVISGEYSDDIIVTNKLPAHEVIAYFGDNIQDFPNMTQDNMRKVDDDGYSMFGKKYFIVPNPTYGSWQ; via the coding sequence ATGAAAAAGATAATAATAGGAATGCTTTTGACATTACAAGGTAGTATCGGAATAAGTTATGCTACAGGGTGTGACTATCCAAATGTTGATGGGGTTAAGTGGTACCATATATCTGATGAAAAAAGAGCAATTTATTTAGAAGTTTATAATATAGCCGCAGAAAAAATTAAAGCAGAATTAGAGTCTCAAAAACTACAAAAAGGTCAATGGGGTATTATTTTAGATATAGATGAAACAACTTTAGATAATTCTTGGGATGAATACGAAAATTATAAGACTTATAAATTTAACGAAGATGAGTTTAAAAAAGGTAAAGCTAAAGCTCTTCCAGGTGTAAAGATGCTAACTGACTTGGTTCATAATTTGGGAGGGTATGTTAGTTTTGTTACTAATCGTAATGCTAAAAATACGGGAATGGTTGAAGCTACTGTAGAAAATCTAAAGCAAGAAGGTATTTATTTTGACCAGATTTTATTTGCAGCTGGAGTCAGTAAAGAAGCACAGAATAAAAATCCACGATTTGAAGCGGTTATAAGTGGTGAATATTCTGACGATATTATAGTAACTAATAAATTACCTGCTCATGAAGTAATAGCCTATTTTGGTGATAATATTCAAGACTTTCCAAATATGACTCAAGATAATATGCGTAAAGTCGATGACGATGGTTATTCAATGTTTGGTAAAAAATATTTTATAGTCCCAAATCCCACTTATGGTAGCTGGCAGTAG